A single window of Bos javanicus breed banteng chromosome 19, ARS-OSU_banteng_1.0, whole genome shotgun sequence DNA harbors:
- the LHX1 gene encoding LIM/homeobox protein Lhx1, which yields MVHCAGCKRPILDRFLLNVLDRAWHVKCVQCCECKCNLTEKCFSREGKLYCKNDFFRCFGTKCAGCAQGISPSDLVRRARSKVFHLNCFTCMMCNKQLSTGEELYIIDENKFVCKEDYLSNSSVAKENSLHSATTGSDPSLSPDSQDPSQDDAKDSESANVSDKEGGSNENDDQNLGAKRRGPRTTIKAKQLETLKAAFAATPKPTRHIREQLAQETGLNMRVIQVWFQNRRSKERRMKQLSALGARRHAFFRSPRRMRPLVDRLEPGELLPNGPFSFYGDYQSEYYGPGGNYDFFPQGPPSSQAQTPVDLPFVPSSGPSGTPLGGLEHPLPGHHPSSEAQRFTDILAHPPGDSPSPEPSLPGPLHSMSAEVFGPSPPFSSLSVNGGASYGNHLSHPPEMNEAAVW from the exons ATGGTGCACTGTGCCGGCTGCAAAAGGCCCATCCTGGACCGCTTCCTCTTGAACGTGCTGGACAGGGCCTGGCACGTCAAGTGCGTCCAGTGCTGTGAATGTAAATGCAACCTGACCGAGAAGTGTTTCTCCCGGGAAGGCAAGCTCTACTGCAAAAACGACTTCTTCCG gtGTTTCGGTACCAAGTGTGCTGGCTGCGCGCAGGGCATCTCCCCTAGCGACCTGGTGCGAAGAGCGCGGAGCAAAGTGTTTCACCTGAACTGCTTCACCTGCATGATGTGTAACAAGCAGCTATCCACCGGCGAGGAGCTCTACATCATCGATGAGAACAAGTTTGTCTGCAAAGAGGATTACCTAAGCAACAGCAGTGTCGCCAAAGAGAACAGCCTCCACTCGG ccACCACGGGCAGTGACCCCAGTTTGTCTCCGGACTCCCAAGACCCGTCGCAGGACGACGCCAAGGACTCGGAGAGCGCCAACGTGTCGGACAAGGAAGGGGGCAGCAATGAGAACGACGACCAGAACCTGGGGGCCAAGCGGAGAGGGCCTCGCACCACCATCAAGGCCAAGCAGCTGGAGACACTGAAAGCCGCCTTCGCTGCCACACCCAAGCCCACGCGCCACATCCGCGAGCAGCTGGCTCAGGAGACCGGCCTCAACATGCGTGTCATCCAG GTCTGGTTCCAGAACCGACGCTCCAAGGAACGGAGGATGAAGCAGCTGAGCGCGCTGGGCGCCCGGCGCCACGCCTTCTTCCGCAGTCCGCGCCGAATGCGGCCGCTCGTGGATCGCCTGGAGCCGGGCGAGCTCCTTCCCAACGGGCCCTTCTCCTTCTACGGAG ATTACCAGAGCGAGTACTACGGGCCCGGAGGCAACTACGACTTCTTTCCGCAAGGCCCCCCGTCCTCGCAGGCTCAGACGCCGGTGGACCTGCCCTTCGTGCCGTCGTCCGGGCCTTCCGGGACACCCCTGGGTGGCCTGGAGCACCCGCTGCCCGGCCACCACCCGTCGAGTGAGGCGCAGCGGTTCACCGACATCCTGGCGCATCCTCCCGGGGACTCGCCCAGCCCCGAGCCCAGCCTGCCCGGGCCTCTCCACTCCATGTCCGCCGAGGTCTTTGGGCCCAGCCCACCCTTCTCGTCGCTGTCGGTCAACGGCGGGGCGAGTTATGGGAACCACCTGTCTCACCCCCCAGAAATGAACGAGGCGGCCGTGTGGTAG